Proteins encoded within one genomic window of Granulicella pectinivorans:
- a CDS encoding LacI family DNA-binding transcriptional regulator codes for MNLESVARRAKVSTATVSRTINGSDKVSPATAARVRKAIEALNFYPNTNARALGTGRSHMFGLIISDITNPFFPELVKAFEDIAVEHGQEVLVTNTNYDPVRMEHCVRRMLQRKVDGVAIMTSEMDEAFLTSFSKRGIPMVFLDNGRPLKNVSNIVVDYKAGIDCAVQHLTDLGHRHIAFIGGPSRLAPAKARTDAFLSSMAEHKIAVNPAWMREGDYRVGGGHDAMLSILAAKRRPTAVIASNDLTAIGAIGAIHERGLHVPGDLSIIGFDDIQLSAFTQPPLTTLRLPRDVVATMAFHALFQSYEKTKKASPSENVIHPFLVVRGSTGPVAR; via the coding sequence ATGAATCTTGAGTCGGTTGCGCGCAGAGCGAAGGTTTCGACGGCCACGGTATCCAGAACAATCAATGGTTCGGACAAGGTAAGTCCGGCTACGGCTGCCCGGGTGAGGAAGGCGATCGAGGCGCTGAATTTTTATCCGAACACGAATGCCCGAGCGTTGGGTACGGGCCGAAGCCACATGTTTGGACTGATCATCTCGGATATTACGAATCCCTTCTTTCCGGAGCTGGTGAAGGCGTTTGAGGACATCGCGGTCGAGCATGGCCAAGAGGTTCTGGTGACGAATACGAACTACGACCCGGTGAGGATGGAGCATTGCGTTCGCAGGATGTTGCAGCGCAAGGTGGACGGCGTGGCGATCATGACTTCGGAGATGGACGAGGCGTTCCTGACCTCCTTCAGCAAGAGGGGGATTCCGATGGTCTTTCTGGACAACGGGCGTCCTTTGAAGAATGTGAGCAACATCGTGGTCGACTATAAAGCCGGTATCGACTGCGCGGTGCAGCACCTGACGGATCTTGGGCATCGCCATATTGCTTTCATCGGCGGGCCGAGCAGGCTGGCGCCCGCGAAGGCGCGTACCGATGCGTTTCTGAGCAGCATGGCAGAGCACAAGATCGCCGTGAACCCGGCGTGGATGAGGGAGGGAGACTACCGGGTGGGCGGTGGGCATGACGCGATGTTGAGTATTCTGGCTGCGAAGCGCCGACCGACGGCGGTGATTGCGTCGAACGATTTGACGGCGATTGGAGCGATCGGAGCGATTCACGAGAGGGGTCTTCATGTTCCGGGAGACCTTTCCATCATCGGCTTCGACGATATACAGCTCAGCGCCTTCACGCAGCCTCCGTTGACGACGCTGCGGCTTCCGAGAGATGTGGTGGCGACGATGGCGTTCCATGCGCTGTTTCAGAGTTACGAGAAGACGAAGAAGGCATCCCCGTCTGAAAATGTAATCCATCCCTTTCTTGTGGTCCGGGGATCGACGGGACCGGTGGCGCGGTAG
- a CDS encoding tetratricopeptide repeat protein: protein MSLPFHPAVSPRTASLLLAIVFCAVSPSSAQGPSAKPMSPADRTALQAALQNYDQGKTQAAEPALLTLATRYPRNYEANEALGSLYTETGNLPQALIYLRRACNIAPGQALAHANLGALYLKTTQPPEAIHELEIAARLDPHNAPNQDNLGQALMLAKQPKAAAKAFAAAAALSPENADYTYNEALALYEAGSYQEAASVLEAIPATSMTPELHALAADVEEHAGAFAPALKHFQAAASANPSDQNLYALIVELLRHWNWEEAIQVASFGTSRFPASNHFRTAAGIAFYAKGNYAAAVDTFSTLLQQDPENTMAADLLGRSCSALGDGVNDGCAVVGDFATRHPGNAVMTTYAAIAILHAQQADQHLDQAASLLKEAIAADPNYAEAYLRMGVLEQMRQHWADSTPYLERCVTLNPTGAEAHYRLSRAYAHLGRSADAQQQIALHQRYSRQSKDSLDSRMQEVMRFILSPNGA, encoded by the coding sequence ATGTCTCTTCCCTTCCATCCCGCGGTCTCCCCTCGAACAGCATCGCTTCTCCTCGCCATCGTGTTCTGCGCCGTCTCGCCATCATCCGCCCAGGGCCCCTCCGCGAAACCCATGTCCCCCGCGGACCGCACCGCCCTCCAAGCCGCCCTGCAAAACTACGATCAGGGCAAGACACAAGCGGCCGAGCCCGCACTCCTCACGCTCGCCACGCGCTACCCCAGAAACTACGAGGCCAACGAAGCCCTGGGCAGCCTCTACACCGAGACCGGCAACCTCCCGCAGGCGCTCATCTATCTCCGCCGCGCCTGCAACATCGCACCCGGCCAGGCCCTCGCCCACGCCAATCTCGGCGCTCTCTATCTCAAAACAACCCAGCCCCCAGAAGCCATCCACGAACTGGAGATCGCCGCCAGGCTCGATCCGCACAACGCCCCCAACCAGGACAACCTCGGCCAGGCCCTCATGCTCGCGAAGCAGCCCAAAGCCGCAGCCAAAGCATTCGCCGCAGCCGCCGCACTCTCCCCCGAGAACGCCGACTACACCTACAACGAAGCGCTCGCTCTCTACGAAGCGGGTTCGTACCAGGAGGCCGCCAGCGTGCTCGAGGCCATTCCCGCAACGTCGATGACCCCGGAGCTCCACGCCCTCGCCGCGGATGTGGAAGAGCACGCCGGTGCCTTCGCCCCGGCACTCAAACACTTCCAGGCAGCCGCCAGCGCAAACCCCTCCGACCAGAATCTCTACGCACTCATCGTCGAGTTGCTCCGTCACTGGAACTGGGAAGAGGCCATCCAGGTCGCGAGCTTCGGCACGTCGCGCTTCCCCGCGAGCAACCACTTCCGCACCGCCGCCGGCATTGCCTTCTATGCCAAGGGAAACTACGCCGCGGCCGTCGATACCTTCTCCACGCTCCTCCAGCAGGACCCCGAAAACACCATGGCCGCCGATCTCCTCGGCCGCAGTTGCAGTGCGCTCGGCGACGGCGTCAACGATGGCTGCGCGGTCGTCGGCGACTTCGCCACACGGCATCCTGGCAATGCCGTGATGACTACCTACGCCGCCATCGCCATCCTCCACGCCCAACAGGCCGACCAGCATCTCGATCAGGCCGCAAGCCTCCTCAAGGAAGCCATCGCCGCCGATCCCAACTACGCCGAAGCCTATCTCCGCATGGGTGTCCTCGAGCAGATGCGCCAGCACTGGGCCGACAGCACGCCCTATCTCGAGCGCTGCGTCACCCTCAACCCCACCGGCGCCGAAGCCCACTATCGCCTCTCCCGGGCGTATGCTCATCTCGGACGAAGCGCCGATGCCCAGCAACAGATTGCGCTCCACCAGCGCTACTCCAGGCAGAGCAAGGACTCGCTCGATTCCAGGATGCAGGAGGTCATGCGATTTATCCTCAGTCCAAATGGAGCGTAA
- a CDS encoding beta-galactosidase, with amino-acid sequence MIKHIALAAALLTAPVHAQQAQPTILYGAAYYNEYMPSDLQPGRLEKDVALMKDAGITVVRMGESTWSLWEPADGHFEYAWMDRVVDAMGKAGIKVIMGTPTYSIPTWMAKAHPEILARPLGGASVGYGMRQNMDFDNPKFRFYAERVITNMVSHYKDNPAVIGWQIDNETGANGASNPDVFAGFVDHLKKKFGTTDALNKAWFLNYWGEDVNDWADMPTRDNATSTSYKLEWTRWQQIRVTNYLAWQAALVRKHRRPDQFVTQDYGSMMKSDVNELAVAASLDVVANNPYHGTQDHLDGAWQALQGDYSRSLKHTNFLVTETNAQTLGWDSTGQFPPYDGQMRLDVYTDVSSGANMVEYWHWHSIHAGQETYWKGVLSHDLEPNRAYAEVTRIAHELKKVGPQLADMKIKNDVAILYSVDSANAISFMPYENQGNLQWVPGKASGSYNALLSQFHRALYDANVGTDFVFPTVTAAELSHYKLLIVPALYSADDALLQKISDFVHNGGHVLMTFKSGFTNENSAVRWQRAPGPLREAAGFTYQEFSNLEKPLALKGDPFHAGSENQVGTWAEFLQLETAKPLAVYDHPFFGRWPAITTNHFGTGTLVYEGTKVSDTLQSAIVLNALKETGLTGPDQQAPASVRVKHGIARDGHKLHYYLNYASTSATVTYPYQRGSDLLTGNTIAAKQKVTIAPWDLIIVKEDAGAN; translated from the coding sequence TTGATCAAACACATCGCTCTTGCCGCCGCCCTCCTCACCGCGCCCGTTCACGCGCAACAAGCCCAGCCCACCATCCTCTACGGAGCCGCCTACTACAACGAGTACATGCCGTCCGACCTCCAGCCCGGACGCCTCGAAAAGGACGTCGCCCTCATGAAGGACGCAGGCATCACCGTCGTCCGCATGGGCGAGTCCACCTGGAGCCTCTGGGAGCCCGCCGACGGCCACTTCGAGTACGCCTGGATGGATCGCGTCGTCGACGCCATGGGCAAGGCCGGCATCAAGGTCATCATGGGAACCCCAACCTACTCCATCCCCACCTGGATGGCCAAGGCCCATCCCGAGATCCTCGCGCGCCCCCTCGGCGGAGCCTCCGTCGGCTACGGCATGCGCCAGAACATGGACTTCGACAACCCCAAATTCCGCTTCTACGCCGAACGCGTCATCACCAACATGGTCAGCCATTACAAGGACAACCCCGCCGTCATCGGCTGGCAGATCGACAACGAAACCGGCGCCAACGGTGCCTCCAACCCCGACGTCTTCGCCGGCTTCGTCGACCACCTCAAGAAGAAGTTCGGCACAACCGACGCTCTCAACAAGGCATGGTTCCTCAACTACTGGGGCGAAGACGTCAACGACTGGGCCGACATGCCCACCCGCGACAACGCCACCAGCACCAGCTACAAACTCGAGTGGACGCGCTGGCAGCAAATCCGCGTCACCAACTACCTCGCCTGGCAGGCCGCCCTCGTCCGCAAGCATCGCCGCCCCGATCAGTTCGTCACCCAGGACTACGGCAGCATGATGAAGTCCGACGTCAACGAGCTCGCCGTCGCCGCATCCCTCGATGTCGTCGCCAACAACCCCTACCACGGCACGCAGGACCACCTCGATGGCGCATGGCAGGCCCTCCAGGGCGACTACTCCCGCTCCCTCAAGCACACCAACTTCCTCGTCACCGAGACCAACGCACAGACCCTCGGCTGGGACTCCACCGGACAGTTCCCGCCCTACGACGGCCAGATGCGCCTCGACGTCTACACCGACGTCTCCAGCGGAGCCAACATGGTCGAGTACTGGCACTGGCACTCCATCCACGCCGGACAGGAGACCTACTGGAAGGGCGTCCTCAGCCACGACCTCGAACCCAACCGCGCCTATGCCGAGGTCACCCGTATTGCGCACGAACTCAAGAAGGTCGGCCCCCAACTCGCCGACATGAAGATCAAGAACGACGTCGCCATCCTCTACAGCGTGGACTCCGCCAACGCCATCAGCTTCATGCCCTATGAGAACCAGGGCAACCTGCAGTGGGTTCCCGGCAAAGCCTCCGGCAGCTACAACGCCCTGCTCAGCCAGTTCCATCGCGCCCTCTACGACGCCAACGTCGGCACGGACTTCGTCTTCCCCACCGTCACCGCAGCCGAGCTCTCCCACTACAAGCTCCTCATCGTCCCCGCCCTCTATAGTGCCGACGATGCCCTGCTCCAGAAGATCTCCGACTTCGTCCACAACGGCGGCCACGTCCTCATGACCTTCAAGAGCGGCTTCACCAACGAGAACTCCGCCGTCCGCTGGCAGCGCGCCCCCGGCCCACTGCGCGAGGCCGCTGGCTTCACCTACCAGGAGTTCTCCAACCTCGAGAAGCCTCTCGCCCTCAAAGGCGATCCCTTCCACGCCGGCAGCGAGAACCAGGTCGGCACATGGGCTGAGTTCCTCCAGCTTGAAACCGCCAAACCTCTCGCCGTCTACGACCATCCCTTCTTCGGAAGATGGCCCGCCATCACCACCAACCACTTCGGCACCGGCACGCTCGTCTATGAAGGCACTAAGGTCTCAGACACCCTGCAAAGCGCCATCGTCCTCAACGCCCTCAAGGAGACAGGCCTCACCGGTCCCGACCAGCAGGCCCCGGCATCGGTCCGCGTGAAGCACGGCATCGCCCGCGACGGCCACAAGCTCCACTACTACCTCAACTACGCGAGCACATCGGCAACCGTAACCTATCCCTACCAGCGCGGCAGCGACCTCCTCACCGGCAACACAATCGCGGCCAAGCAGAAGGTCACGATCGCCCCCTGGGACCTCATCATCGTCAAGGAAGACGCGGGAGCCAACTGA
- a CDS encoding CRTAC1 family protein: protein MKCVVSPRLLLALLLTVSADAIAQTPAKTSSPGTFVEVTAASGVSFQHVASHTAKKYLLETMGSGVAMFDYDNDGRLDLFFANGAPLSSPTPKGTIPQKSGPRDWNRLYHQKADGTFEDVTEKAGLQGMGYALGVAVGDYDNDGFEDLLVTGYGGSHLYHNNGNGTFTDVTAPAGVAGGGFSTSAAWIDLDHDGRLDLVVLRYVQWDFDDIWCGEHRDGYRAYCHPDIFPAIAPLVYHNDGVRNGVTHFTEIGAASGISVPAKGLGIAIADYDRDGYPDIVIANDSMLEHLYRNKGNGTFEEVGMTAEIAVDGDGRTYAGMGVDFADYNNDGLPDLVITNLASQKYAMYANNGDGSFSYASYSTGLAGMTQLHSGWGIRFMDYDNDGLKDLLVAQGHDLDTVELNFSAIHYREPMMLARNTGHGFVDVSEHSGEVFKQAWVGRGMALGDLYNDGHVDAVVSTNDGPAHILRNETVHGNHWLGLNLVGHRSNRDAIGAEVKLVTTRGPQWETVSTASSYLSASDKRLHFGLGADTTASLEILWPSGIRQTLKDVAADQILKVDEPSEAPAPSTTRKAN from the coding sequence ATGAAGTGCGTTGTCTCTCCCCGATTGCTGCTTGCGCTGCTGCTGACGGTTTCTGCCGATGCCATCGCCCAGACCCCTGCGAAGACTTCTTCTCCCGGCACGTTCGTGGAGGTGACGGCTGCCAGTGGCGTCTCTTTTCAACACGTCGCCTCGCACACGGCCAAGAAGTATCTTTTGGAGACGATGGGATCGGGCGTGGCGATGTTCGACTATGACAACGATGGAAGGCTTGATCTCTTCTTTGCGAACGGTGCTCCGCTGAGTAGTCCGACGCCCAAGGGCACGATTCCTCAGAAGAGCGGTCCGCGTGACTGGAATCGTCTCTATCACCAGAAAGCGGATGGGACCTTTGAAGATGTGACGGAGAAGGCGGGCTTGCAGGGGATGGGCTATGCCCTGGGAGTGGCGGTCGGGGACTACGACAACGACGGCTTCGAGGATCTGCTCGTGACGGGGTATGGCGGGAGCCATCTGTACCACAACAACGGGAATGGCACCTTCACCGATGTCACCGCGCCGGCTGGCGTTGCGGGAGGAGGCTTTTCGACAAGCGCCGCTTGGATCGACCTGGATCACGACGGACGGCTGGATCTTGTTGTGCTGCGGTACGTGCAGTGGGACTTCGACGATATCTGGTGCGGGGAGCATCGTGACGGATACCGCGCTTACTGTCATCCCGATATCTTTCCGGCGATCGCGCCCCTGGTGTATCACAACGATGGCGTGAGGAATGGTGTGACCCACTTTACCGAGATCGGGGCGGCTTCCGGGATCTCCGTTCCAGCCAAGGGGCTGGGCATCGCCATTGCGGACTATGATCGCGATGGTTACCCGGACATAGTGATTGCGAACGACTCGATGCTCGAGCATCTCTATCGCAACAAGGGCAACGGGACCTTCGAAGAGGTTGGCATGACTGCCGAGATTGCGGTGGATGGCGATGGCCGCACCTATGCGGGGATGGGTGTGGACTTCGCCGACTATAACAACGACGGCTTACCGGACCTGGTGATTACGAATCTTGCGAGCCAGAAGTATGCCATGTATGCGAACAACGGAGATGGAAGCTTCAGCTATGCGAGCTACAGCACGGGACTCGCGGGGATGACGCAACTGCATTCGGGATGGGGCATCCGCTTCATGGACTACGACAACGATGGACTGAAAGACCTGCTGGTCGCGCAGGGGCATGACCTGGATACGGTTGAGTTGAACTTCTCGGCGATACACTATCGCGAGCCGATGATGCTTGCGCGGAACACGGGACATGGCTTTGTGGATGTCTCCGAGCATTCGGGAGAGGTCTTCAAACAGGCGTGGGTTGGGCGGGGGATGGCGCTTGGCGATCTTTATAACGATGGCCATGTCGACGCGGTGGTTTCCACCAACGATGGGCCCGCCCATATCCTTCGGAACGAGACCGTCCATGGAAACCATTGGCTTGGATTGAATCTGGTTGGCCATCGCAGCAACCGCGATGCGATTGGTGCCGAGGTCAAGCTTGTGACCACGCGAGGCCCGCAGTGGGAGACGGTTTCGACGGCGAGCAGCTATCTGTCGGCGAGCGATAAGCGCCTCCACTTCGGGCTGGGCGCGGATACGACGGCGAGTCTCGAGATACTTTGGCCTTCGGGCATTCGGCAGACCCTCAAGGATGTTGCCGCGGATCAGATTTTGAAGGTCGATGAGCCGAGCGAAGCACCAGCTCCATCGACGACAAGGAAAGCGAATTGA
- a CDS encoding TonB-dependent receptor yields the protein MMILSFGASRALAQADQGAITGLIQDATGAVVPNADVTLKSIDTGLVVHTRSDDSGNYVFSPIKIGNYSVTASATGFSSTVQENIQLHVQDRVAVNLQLKPGTENQTVTVTAAPPLLQSQEGSTGQVIESQTINQTPLNGRNWVFIAQLTAGVAPANGARGQKGGDFNANGQRAEQNNYIMDGVDNNVNVVDFFNGASYVVRPPPDALAEFKVQTGSYSSEFGHSAGAVVNASIKSGTNQIHGSLWEYVRNDAFDVREYFQGTSPIAKYRQNQFGATLGFPIIKDKLFFFGDVEANRIVFGETHSGLTVPTVKQRTGDFSELLSANTALNANVVKLYLPNLAANGTTPIANNRLDQSGVTLDPVALKLLSLFPLPNIGGVGKTFSNFTSQTDTLDNTFQWDVRADYNMSSKDQMFGRFSYNHEPSTHPAPLGPILDGGGFGDTGQLVSLGENFAGSETHIFTPSLTNEFRFGYNYGHYAGLHENANNSTLASSLGLGGVPFAQNNGGLPYFSVSGLSSFGSPQFYATNEYENVYQILDNVTKVVGNHTLKGGVTIQRIRFSTSQPTQPRGTYNYTGVYTGQTGTANTGFGVADFLTNNMNSAAISNVFTSDDVRFNRAFYVQDDWKASQRLTLNYGIRYDYSTPYLERHDNQAAFVPTSGFTASSSTGLYLIPKSKQNVVIPAKFLQLLTEDHITLTYTDNRYLVNPQKTNVAPRVGFAFKATDKAVIHGGYGIFFGGLESTGYYPNFGENFPFEFDSSYSATGSCVAGGACPTNGYTLESGLPQKITAPSQPTLRGGEGNVRTPYSEQFNLTVEYGISNSMVASIGYVGAVARHLQFFPNPNGQTALTPSGFSGYTDANGDKTNPFQPFPHFNGFSYTAYDAASNYNSLQAKLEKRMTHGFSFLTTYTYGKSMDNANTPLGSSNDQGTRSVNILGLGADYGPSGFDVKQRFTINGNYQLPFGKGQKYLSQGGILDYLVGGWSDSFVFRAQTGQPLTIGTNGITNPGGAAYNAILVGDPFAPGGTPNSSNPGITCATTTRTPTNWYNPCAFANPKADNIGYSTARYPDGSFIPNSVSGQAAYAYVGSNRGQTRGPGYERIDTSLFKSFHTFREQALQFRADVFNLLNTPAYGDPSTRNISSTGGNITNARTFQSNTPDSRFFQFALKYTF from the coding sequence ATGATGATCCTTTCCTTCGGAGCATCCAGGGCGCTTGCCCAGGCCGATCAGGGTGCCATCACCGGCCTCATTCAGGACGCGACCGGTGCCGTCGTCCCCAACGCAGACGTCACACTCAAGAGCATCGATACCGGCCTCGTCGTCCACACCCGCAGCGACGATAGCGGCAACTACGTCTTCTCGCCCATCAAGATCGGCAACTACAGCGTTACGGCTTCGGCCACTGGCTTCAGCTCTACCGTGCAGGAGAACATTCAACTCCACGTCCAGGATCGCGTGGCCGTGAATCTGCAGCTCAAGCCCGGCACCGAAAACCAGACCGTCACCGTCACCGCGGCGCCTCCTCTCCTCCAGTCCCAGGAAGGTTCCACCGGACAGGTCATCGAGTCGCAGACCATCAACCAGACTCCGCTCAACGGACGCAACTGGGTCTTCATCGCACAACTCACCGCAGGCGTCGCCCCGGCAAACGGTGCACGCGGCCAGAAAGGCGGAGACTTCAACGCCAACGGTCAGCGCGCCGAGCAGAACAACTACATCATGGATGGCGTCGACAACAACGTAAACGTCGTCGACTTCTTCAACGGTGCAAGCTACGTCGTGCGTCCTCCGCCCGACGCGCTCGCCGAGTTCAAGGTCCAAACCGGCTCCTATAGCTCCGAGTTCGGCCACTCCGCCGGCGCCGTCGTCAACGCCAGCATCAAAAGCGGCACCAACCAGATTCACGGCTCTCTCTGGGAGTACGTCCGCAACGACGCCTTTGACGTGCGCGAATACTTCCAGGGCACCTCGCCCATCGCCAAGTATCGACAGAACCAGTTCGGCGCCACCCTCGGCTTCCCCATCATCAAGGACAAGCTCTTCTTCTTCGGCGACGTCGAAGCAAACCGTATCGTCTTCGGCGAAACCCACTCCGGACTGACTGTTCCTACCGTCAAACAACGGACAGGCGACTTCAGTGAACTGTTGAGTGCAAACACCGCGTTGAATGCCAATGTCGTAAAACTCTACCTGCCGAATCTGGCCGCCAACGGCACCACACCGATCGCGAACAATCGACTCGACCAGTCCGGCGTCACGCTCGATCCCGTCGCCCTGAAGCTTCTCAGCCTCTTTCCGCTGCCCAACATCGGAGGAGTCGGCAAGACCTTCAGCAACTTTACCTCCCAGACCGACACGCTCGACAACACCTTTCAGTGGGACGTGCGTGCCGACTACAACATGAGCTCGAAGGACCAGATGTTCGGCCGCTTCAGCTATAACCATGAGCCTTCGACGCATCCCGCGCCGCTTGGCCCAATCCTCGATGGTGGTGGTTTCGGCGATACAGGACAGCTCGTCTCTCTCGGTGAGAACTTCGCCGGAAGCGAAACGCACATCTTTACGCCCTCCCTCACCAACGAGTTCCGTTTCGGATACAACTACGGTCACTACGCTGGTCTGCACGAAAACGCGAACAACAGCACGCTCGCCTCGAGCCTCGGCCTTGGTGGCGTTCCCTTCGCACAAAACAACGGCGGACTGCCTTACTTCAGCGTATCCGGCCTCTCCAGCTTCGGTTCGCCGCAGTTCTATGCGACGAACGAATATGAGAACGTCTACCAGATCCTCGACAACGTCACGAAGGTCGTGGGCAACCACACCCTCAAGGGTGGCGTAACGATCCAACGCATCCGGTTCTCCACCTCGCAGCCCACGCAACCGCGCGGAACCTACAACTACACCGGTGTCTACACGGGGCAGACGGGCACCGCGAATACGGGCTTTGGCGTGGCGGATTTCTTGACCAACAACATGAACAGCGCCGCGATCTCGAACGTCTTCACCTCGGATGACGTCCGTTTCAATCGTGCCTTTTATGTGCAGGATGACTGGAAGGCGAGCCAGAGGCTCACCCTCAACTACGGCATTCGCTACGACTACTCCACGCCCTACTTGGAGCGTCACGACAACCAGGCAGCCTTCGTGCCCACCAGCGGCTTTACGGCCAGCTCCAGCACCGGGCTCTACCTCATTCCCAAGAGCAAGCAGAACGTCGTGATCCCCGCAAAGTTCCTTCAGTTGCTGACGGAAGATCACATCACGCTCACCTACACGGACAATCGTTACCTTGTGAATCCGCAGAAAACCAATGTGGCGCCGCGTGTCGGTTTTGCCTTCAAAGCGACCGACAAAGCCGTCATTCATGGCGGGTACGGTATCTTCTTCGGTGGCCTCGAAAGCACGGGCTACTACCCAAACTTCGGCGAAAACTTCCCGTTTGAGTTCGATTCCTCCTACTCAGCAACAGGCAGTTGCGTCGCGGGCGGTGCCTGCCCCACCAATGGATACACACTCGAGAGTGGTCTTCCTCAGAAAATCACGGCGCCCAGCCAACCCACGCTGCGTGGTGGTGAGGGGAACGTCCGCACCCCCTACAGCGAGCAGTTCAACCTGACCGTCGAGTACGGAATCAGCAACAGCATGGTCGCCTCCATCGGCTATGTGGGAGCTGTTGCGCGCCACCTCCAGTTCTTCCCCAACCCCAACGGCCAGACGGCTCTCACACCGAGCGGCTTCAGTGGTTACACCGATGCCAACGGCGACAAGACGAACCCCTTCCAACCCTTCCCTCACTTCAACGGCTTCTCCTACACCGCGTATGACGCAGCCTCCAACTACAACTCGCTGCAGGCCAAGCTCGAGAAGCGGATGACCCACGGCTTCAGCTTCCTGACCACCTACACCTATGGGAAGTCGATGGACAATGCGAACACACCGCTGGGCAGTTCGAACGACCAGGGTACGCGCAGCGTCAACATCCTTGGACTCGGAGCGGACTACGGCCCATCCGGATTCGATGTGAAACAGCGCTTCACGATCAATGGCAACTACCAGTTGCCATTCGGCAAGGGACAGAAGTACCTGAGCCAAGGCGGCATTCTGGATTACCTCGTGGGCGGCTGGTCGGACAGCTTCGTCTTCCGCGCGCAGACCGGTCAGCCTTTGACCATCGGCACGAACGGTATCACCAACCCCGGCGGGGCAGCCTACAACGCAATCCTCGTCGGCGATCCCTTCGCGCCGGGTGGCACGCCTAACTCCAGCAACCCTGGCATCACCTGCGCCACCACCACCAGGACCCCAACCAACTGGTATAACCCATGCGCCTTTGCCAACCCCAAAGCCGACAACATCGGCTACTCCACGGCAAGGTATCCCGATGGGTCCTTCATCCCCAACTCCGTCTCCGGCCAGGCAGCCTATGCTTACGTCGGCAGCAACCGTGGTCAGACGCGTGGCCCCGGCTACGAACGCATCGACACCTCGTTGTTCAAGTCCTTCCATACCTTCCGGGAACAGGCACTCCAGTTCCGGGCGGATGTCTTCAACCTCCTCAATACCCCGGCCTATGGAGATCCCAGCACCAGGAACATCTCCTCAACCGGCGGCAACATCACCAACGCACGCACCTTCCAAAGCAACACGCCTGACTCGCGTTTCTTCCAATTCGCGTTGAAGTACACGTTCTAA